A genomic segment from Neobacillus sp. YX16 encodes:
- a CDS encoding CCA tRNA nucleotidyltransferase, which yields MKEPFLTAVPVLERLETAGFEAYFVGGAVRDFLLNKEINDVDIATSATPEEVKQIFSKTVDIGIEHGTVLVLYQNQAYEITTFRSEAEYENFRRPKEVAFIRSISEDLQRRDFTMNAIAMDKYGNLIDPFQGNLAIINQVIQTVGNAENRFQEDALRMMRAVRFVGQLSFKIEEETLNALIEMVHLLEHIAVERKQTEFDKLLSGVNRKQALELILQTNMYHYLPGLSNQEEAIKLVLEYELERLNSREMWALLIFCIKVEKKEIEEFLRGWRIPLKEIREIQLILHYLNMRFETSWSSYDLYTATKDIFVSSEILYLVINGIVGSDTIQHYTRLYESLPIKERSEMDLTGTDLMAWFNKSGGPWVKELLLKAEQAILDGRVTNSKKIIKEWLMECNHN from the coding sequence ATGAAAGAGCCTTTTTTAACAGCTGTACCAGTATTAGAAAGGTTAGAGACTGCTGGTTTTGAAGCATATTTTGTAGGGGGGGCTGTCAGGGACTTCCTTTTAAATAAAGAAATTAACGATGTTGATATTGCCACCTCGGCAACCCCCGAAGAAGTAAAACAGATTTTTTCGAAAACTGTCGATATTGGAATCGAGCATGGTACAGTTCTGGTTTTGTATCAAAATCAAGCATATGAAATTACTACCTTTCGAAGTGAAGCAGAATACGAGAATTTTCGCAGGCCAAAGGAAGTTGCATTTATTAGGAGCATTTCAGAAGATTTACAGCGGAGAGATTTCACCATGAATGCCATTGCGATGGATAAATATGGAAACCTTATTGATCCATTTCAGGGGAATTTAGCAATCATAAATCAAGTCATTCAAACAGTTGGAAATGCAGAGAATCGATTTCAAGAGGATGCATTAAGAATGATGCGTGCTGTTCGCTTTGTAGGTCAGCTCTCTTTCAAAATTGAAGAAGAAACACTAAATGCACTGATAGAAATGGTACACCTTCTTGAACATATTGCGGTCGAACGAAAACAGACGGAGTTCGATAAACTACTTAGTGGTGTTAATCGAAAACAAGCCTTGGAATTAATTCTTCAAACCAATATGTATCATTACTTGCCTGGTTTATCAAATCAAGAGGAAGCTATAAAGTTAGTGTTAGAGTATGAGCTTGAACGGTTAAACTCACGTGAGATGTGGGCATTGCTCATATTCTGCATAAAAGTAGAAAAAAAAGAAATAGAGGAATTTCTTAGAGGCTGGCGAATCCCGTTGAAGGAAATTAGGGAGATACAGCTTATTTTACATTATCTAAATATGCGATTTGAAACTAGTTGGTCTTCCTATGATTTGTATACAGCAACGAAGGACATTTTCGTATCATCTGAAATTCTATATCTCGTTATTAACGGCATCGTAGGTAGTGACACCATTCAGCACTATACTCGACTGTATGAAAGTCTTCCGATTAAAGAACGATCAGAAATGGACCTAACAGGAACGGACTTAATGGCCTGGTTTAACAAAAGTGGTGGACCATGGGTGAAGGAGCTATTGCTTAAGGCTGAGCAAGCGATTCTAGATGGCAGAGTTACGAATAGTAAAAAAATCATAAAGGAGTGGCTGATGGAGTGCAATCACAACTAA
- the bshA gene encoding N-acetyl-alpha-D-glucosaminyl L-malate synthase BshA, whose translation MRKLKIGITCYPTVGGSGVVATELGKMLAEKGHEIHFISSSMPFRLNRMYHNIFYHQVEVNQYSVFQYPPYDIALASKMAEVANRENLDILHVHYAIPHAVCAILAKQMSKVDVKIVTTLHGTDITVLGYDPSLTEAIKFGIEKSDAVTAVSRSLIEQTQELIQPDKQIETVYNFIDERIYQKREANHLKKEFGIKENEKVVIHVSNFRPVKRVQDVVKTFAKISAAMPAKLLLVGDGPEMTPVCRLVKKLGLTDKVHLLGKQENLDELYSISDIKLLLSEKESFGLVALEAMACGVPCIGTNVGGLPEVIQNGETGYICELGDIDDISKKAIMLLSDQQIHEQFASNGLAVVKTKFRAEQIVGKYEQLYYKLLN comes from the coding sequence ATGAGGAAACTTAAAATTGGAATTACCTGTTATCCTACTGTTGGCGGCTCAGGAGTCGTTGCGACAGAATTAGGGAAAATGCTAGCTGAGAAGGGGCATGAAATTCATTTCATCTCATCTAGCATGCCGTTTAGACTTAATAGAATGTATCATAATATTTTTTATCATCAGGTTGAAGTGAATCAATATTCTGTTTTTCAATATCCACCCTATGATATTGCCTTAGCAAGTAAGATGGCCGAGGTTGCTAATAGAGAAAATCTAGACATTCTCCATGTCCATTATGCTATCCCGCATGCAGTTTGCGCAATCTTGGCAAAACAGATGTCAAAGGTTGATGTAAAGATTGTCACCACGCTGCATGGTACAGACATAACCGTTCTTGGTTACGATCCATCCCTGACAGAGGCAATTAAGTTTGGGATTGAAAAATCTGATGCAGTAACGGCTGTTTCAAGGTCTTTAATTGAGCAAACCCAAGAACTTATTCAGCCAGACAAACAAATTGAAACGGTCTATAACTTTATTGATGAAAGAATTTATCAAAAAAGAGAAGCAAATCATTTAAAGAAGGAATTCGGAATTAAAGAAAATGAAAAAGTCGTCATCCATGTTTCAAATTTCCGGCCAGTTAAACGTGTTCAGGATGTGGTAAAAACGTTTGCGAAGATTTCTGCTGCAATGCCGGCAAAGCTTTTGCTTGTTGGCGATGGCCCTGAAATGACGCCTGTTTGCAGGCTTGTAAAGAAATTAGGGTTAACTGATAAAGTTCACCTTCTAGGTAAACAGGAAAACCTTGATGAATTATATTCCATCAGTGATATAAAGCTGTTATTATCGGAAAAAGAAAGCTTTGGGCTGGTGGCTCTCGAGGCAATGGCCTGTGGTGTACCTTGTATTGGAACGAATGTTGGCGGATTGCCTGAAGTTATTCAGAATGGAGAGACAGGATACATTTGTGAGCTAGGGGATATTGACGATATTTCTAAGAAAGCTATCATGCTATTAAGTGATCAACAGATTCATGAACAATTTGCCAGTAATGGATTAGCTGTTGTGAAAACAAAATTTAGAGCCGAACAAATTGTCGGGAAATATGAGCAATTATATTATAAGCTCTTAAACTAA
- the bshB1 gene encoding bacillithiol biosynthesis deacetylase BshB1: MIPVKEMSDKPLHILAFGAHADDVEIGMGGSIAKLTARGKRIGICDLTEAQLSSNGTIEIRKSEANKAAEILGVSKRLSLAFPDRGLLLQEEFIRKIAFVIRRYQPQIVFAPYFEDRHPDHGNCARLVEEAVFSAGIRKYHTEDSQTPHKVSNMYFYMINGFHKPDFTIDISDTMEYKIAALRAYKSQFEKTENSIKTPLVNGYIETVEARERLFGQQVGVDFAEGFKSKVPILLNRDLMGD, from the coding sequence ATGATACCGGTGAAAGAGATGAGCGATAAGCCCCTACATATATTAGCTTTCGGTGCCCATGCTGATGACGTCGAAATTGGCATGGGAGGAAGTATCGCAAAACTGACTGCAAGAGGGAAAAGAATAGGCATTTGTGATTTAACGGAGGCGCAACTTTCTTCGAATGGGACGATAGAAATAAGAAAATCAGAAGCAAATAAAGCAGCTGAAATATTAGGAGTATCTAAGAGATTGTCACTTGCATTTCCAGATAGAGGCCTGCTTCTGCAGGAGGAATTCATTAGGAAGATTGCTTTCGTCATTAGAAGGTATCAACCACAAATTGTCTTTGCTCCTTACTTTGAAGACCGCCATCCTGATCATGGAAACTGCGCCCGCCTTGTGGAAGAGGCGGTCTTTTCTGCTGGCATAAGGAAATACCATACCGAGGATAGCCAAACACCCCACAAGGTTTCAAACATGTATTTCTATATGATAAATGGCTTCCATAAGCCAGATTTCACCATTGATATTTCTGATACGATGGAATATAAAATTGCAGCCTTGAGGGCCTATAAAAGCCAATTTGAGAAAACAGAAAATAGTATTAAAACGCCCCTAGTTAATGGATACATCGAAACCGTTGAGGCAAGGGAAAGACTATTTGGTCAGCAAGTTGGAGTTGATTTTGCTGAAGGGTTTAAATCAAAGGTGCCAATTCTCTTGAATCGTGACTTGATGGGAGATTAA
- the mgsA gene encoding methylglyoxal synthase, translated as MNIALIAHDNKKNDLVQFATAYQTIFSEHTLFATGTTGLRIQEATGLPITRFQSGPLGGDQEIGAMIAKNKMDAIFFFRDPLTAQPHEPDVTALVRLCDVYSIPLATNMGTAELLIRGLDEGFLEWRNIVHDTGERDER; from the coding sequence ATGAATATAGCTTTAATTGCACACGATAATAAAAAGAATGACTTAGTTCAATTTGCGACAGCATACCAAACTATCTTTTCAGAACACACCCTTTTTGCAACGGGGACTACTGGTCTTAGAATACAAGAAGCAACAGGATTACCCATTACTAGATTTCAATCTGGCCCACTAGGCGGAGATCAGGAAATCGGTGCGATGATTGCAAAAAATAAAATGGACGCGATTTTCTTTTTCAGGGATCCACTTACTGCTCAGCCGCATGAACCTGATGTGACGGCACTCGTTCGCCTATGTGACGTGTATTCTATACCCCTGGCTACAAATATGGGGACTGCGGAACTATTGATTAGAGGATTAGATGAGGGTTTCTTAGAATGGAGAAACATTGTTCATGATACCGGTGAAAGAGATGAGCGATAA